The DNA region TGACCACACTCTGAGGAAAACATCCTTCTAATATTCCTTTCAGGCACTTCTGACTGAGACACTGCTTGTGcttgtgcaggcaggaatgcaaAAGTTCTTTCTCACTTCAGGAAAAACCCTGCACTGGTGCACATCCAGCATATGCTATCAGCACATCCTGACTGCGCGTGCAGtagaagaaacagcagcattgtACGCGTGGGTTTGTTAAGCCGTAGTCCCCTACACTGTAAACAGAGTGCTCTTCACAACTATATTTATGGTACACCGGTGCCATACATTTCTCCTTAAAGCCTCCCTGTAACCAAACTTTGCTAAAAAGTTAATGCCGACGATGAACGAGCAACTTCGGCCTCAGTCTGGCAGCGGAGGGGTTATAAACACCGACTCtccgagagcagcatctctccTGAAGCGCTCGGGGCCAGCCGAGCCGCCCCCGGGAGGCCGCTGCAGAAGCCGGCCCGGACTCACCTGCAGCGCCAGGCACCGCGCATCGCTGCTCTGCAGGGCGGCGCGCATGTCCTCCACCAGCTCCCGCAGGCTGCcgttctcctcctccagcttggCCATGCGGTCCTCGGCCTGCTCCAGCGCCACGATCTCCTCGTAGCACTCTCGGGAGCGGGGCCCCGGCGGCCGCCGCTCGGCGCTGCCCGCGGCTCCGCGGCCGGCGGGGTcggtgcggcggcggcggcgggggctgcgcAGGCGGATCTGGGTCTCGATGTGCTCGCTCTCCCGGCCCAGCGgcagccgcggccccgcgcggGTGCTGAAGTGGCCGCAGAGCCGCGCGTGGAACTGGCGGAAGGTGAGCTCGGCCGAGAGCCCGTCCCACAGCTCCGCGCACTCCTCGGGCTCCgccgcctcctccagccccagcacctggcacagcGTGCGGAAGTCCTCGCCGGGGATGCGGCCCGAACCGGCGCAGTCCAAGCGGTGGAAGATCTCCTGCAGGTACTGGTCCAGGCCGGTGGCCAGCACGACGATCTCGTTCTCCACGCCGCGGTCCAGCCCGTAGTGGTAGGCGAGGGCGCTGACCAGCCACTGCGTGCGC from Haemorhous mexicanus isolate bHaeMex1 chromosome 11, bHaeMex1.pri, whole genome shotgun sequence includes:
- the LOC132332123 gene encoding EF-hand and coiled-coil domain-containing protein 1-like, coding for MEPPEGWDPYGRPARRTQWLVSALAYHYGLDRGVENEIVVLATGLDQYLQEIFHRLDCAGSGRIPGEDFRTLCQVLGLEEAAEPEECAELWDGLSAELTFRQFHARLCGHFSTRAGPRLPLGRESEHIETQIRLRSPRRRRRTDPAGRGAAGSAERRPPGPRSRECYEEIVALEQAEDRMAKLEEENGSLRELVEDMRAALQSSDARCLALQVGLWKSHASHREGGSCFIGRKRPLTQKHAQTKCLQSVLEEMELMRSSRDGQIEEAIRFSQELEKELKSSQEALVSLEDCNRNLKREQAETRRKVEEARHAVLNSLGKVKELEVRAKEVPHLQIHIQQLESQLQHYR